Proteins from one Penaeus monodon isolate SGIC_2016 chromosome 39, NSTDA_Pmon_1, whole genome shotgun sequence genomic window:
- the LOC119597535 gene encoding uncharacterized protein LOC119597535: protein MFRSLMQRLVVKFASSESRQCPDLPPSIEEFHQRFRIIMASSSLRNKLKFRPVVNVSDIDFHIVNTLIYSSLCSKHDRESYAYQLYLAYQQYPQALLNAVLTRMRQDQMISYKKCYNRSQVAQTCLPLSTSPFQLSVTYHHVFNFKYQYEIYSQAWQMLKQLITKKHKAIVENVNYKQSLTESCLTTEEETDITDSTADRLALAPAPAALKVEKVIGSMDVGSGFQEKGVPVVILHEGGYCATIVALLATKRIIFDITIPEQIIMMDQQQRLRRPQHQSLLRRFSLRIHKWPVKRWETPWEATTWHLLAAWKPEVMSLQAPKGHSLWTIEISATAAVTEEQFGPSQRLLRRLPRNLRTPQELLKRWRKQGNPLQGTEDSNQLGDVSSLEGDDVDITNTSVSKTKPVICIPPRPVHDARPADLGGGRPDQHPARSGAPCGQRLRNHHPPPTPTNLQEEVDEAIARDDLRLWIISAPTPQEV from the exons ATGTTCCGTTCCCTCATGCAGCGGCTGGTGGTGAAGTTCGCCTCGAGTGAGTCACGACAGTGCCCTGACCTGCCACCCTCTATTGAGGAGTTCCACCAGCGTTTCCGTATCATCATGGCTTCGTCCTCGCTCCGCAACAAGCTCAAGTTCCGCCCAGTCGTAAATGTGTCGGATATCGATTTCCATATTGTCAATACGCTTATCTAT AGTTCACTTTGCTCCAAGCATGACCGTGAATCATATGCGTATCAGCTGTATCTCGCATACCAGCAGTACCCCCAGGCACTCCTCAATGCAGTTCTAACGCGTATGCGACAAGACCAGATGATCAGCTACAAGAAATGTTATAACAGGTCGCAGGTGGCACAGACTTGCCTGCCATTATCCACGTCCCCTTTCCAGCTGTCTGTCACGTACCATCATGTCTTTAATTTTAAG TACCAGTACGAGATCTACAGCCAGGCATGGCAGATGCTGAAGCAGCTGATTACAAAGAAGCATAAAGCCATTGTTGAGAACGTGAACTACAAGCAGAGTCTGACAGAGAGCTGCCTCACTACAGAGGAGGAGACTGACATCACTGACAGTACAGCTGACAGACTTGCACTGGCTCCTGCTCCTGCTGCTCTCAAGGTTGAAAAAGTGATTGGCAGCATGGACGTTGGCAGTGGATTCCAAGAGAAGGGCGTTCCAGTGGTGATTCTACACGAGGGCGGCTACTGTGCCACCATTGTTGCCCTTTTGGCCACCAAACGCATCATCTTCGACATCACCATACCTGAGCAGATCATCATGATGGACCAGCAGCAGCGCTTAAGGAGGCCCCAGCACCAGTCCCTCTTGCGGCGGTTTTCTCTTCGCATTCACAAATGGCCGGTAAAGAGGTGGGAGACTCCCTGGGAGGCTACGACATGGCACCTTCTTGCAGCTTGGAAGCCAGAGGTGATGTCACTGCAGGCCCCAAAGGGGCACTCACTTTGG ACTATTGAAATCAGTGCAACAGCGGCTGTCACTGAGGAACAATTTGGGCCCAGCCAGAGACTACTGAGGAGACTGCCCAGAAACCTGAGAACACCACAGGAACTGCTGAAGAGATGGAGGAAACAGGGGAACCCATTGCAAGGGACAGAGGACAGCAACCAGCTAGGGGATGTATCGTCACTTGAAGGCGATGATGTTGATATCACCAACACATCTGTAAG CAAAACAAAGCCAGTCATCTGCATCCCGCCTCGGCCTGTACATGATGCGAGACCAGCTGACCTTGGCGGAGGTCGACCAGATCAACATCCAGCACGCTCAGGAGCACCTTGTGGTCAACGCCTGCGAAATCACCATCCGCCTCCGACCCCCACCAACCtgcaggaggaggtggatgaggccATCGCAAGGGATGACCTGAGACTGTGGATAATCTCTGCCCCCACTCCCCAAGAGGTGTGA